Part of the Cereibacter sphaeroides 2.4.1 genome, GCGCGGCGTGCAGAACGCCATGCGGATCGGTGCCCTCGGCATCCGGGTCAACGTGTCGGGCCGCCTCGGCGGCGCCGAGATCGCCCGGACCGAATGGTACCGTGAGGGTCGGGTGCCGCTGCACACGCTGCGCGCCGACATCGACTACGCGACCTCGGAAGCCACGACCCCTTACGGGATCATCGGGGTGAAGGTCTGGATCTTCAAGGGCGAGATCCTCGAGCACGATCCGCAGGCGCACGACCGCCGGCATTCGGAAGCTCAGGAAGGTGCCGCACCGCGGCCGCCGCGTCGCGATCGCGAACGCGCGTAAGGGAGCAATGACAGATGCTGCAACCGAAACGGACGAAGTTCCGCAAACAGCACAAGGGCCGCATCCACGGTGAAGCCAAGGGCGGGTTCCTCCTGAACTTCGGCGGCTTCGGCCTCAAGGCCACCGAGCCCGAGCGTGTGACCGCGCGGCAGATCGAGGCTGCTCGCCGCGCGATCACGCGCCACATGAAGCGTCAGGGCCGGGTCTGGATCCGCGTGTTCCCGGACGTGCCGGTGACCTCGAAGCCCACCGAAGTCCGGATGGGTAAGGGCAAGGGCTCGGTCGACTACTGGGCGGCCAAGGTGAAGCCGGGCCGGATCATGTTCGAGATCGACGGCGTGTCCGAGACCATCGCCCGCGAGGCCCTGCGCCTCGGCGCGATGAAACTGCCGGTCATGACCCGGATCGTGGTCCGCGAGGACTGGTGATCTCCCGCCCCAGGCGGGCAGGACAGAGGCCCCCGGACGCAGCCGCGCCCGGGGGCCTTTTCAATGAAACAAGGCCGGAGGGGCATTCTTTCGCTTGCCCTTCGGCCGAACCTCCTGTAGCAGGCTGCATCCTGCGGATTCCGGGTCACCGGATTCGCGGATTTGTCATTGATCCACCAGATCCAAGGTAACCCTGCCAAGGTCGGGAGCCCTCTGGTGATTGAAGAAGGAAAGAGGCGATGACCACCGCCCAGGAACTGCGGTCCAAGACCCCGGACCAGCTCCGCGACCAGCTCGTGGCGCTCAAGAAAGAGGCCTTCAACCTCCGCTTCCAGCAGGCCACCGGCCAGCTCGAGAACACCGCCCGCATGCGCGCCGTCCGCCGCGACGTTGCCCGCATCAAGACGGTCCTGAACGAGATGGCCGCTTCGGCCGCTGCGAACTGAGAGGAAGCCTCCCATGCCCAAACGCATCCTGCAAGGCACCGTGACCAGCGACAAGAACGAGCAGACCGTGACGGTCCTCGTCGAGCGCCGCTTCAAGCACCCGCTGCTGAAGAAGACGGTCCGTCTGTCGAAGAAATACCGGGCCCATGACCCGGAGAACCAATTCAAGGTCGGCGACATCGTCCGCATCGAGGAATGCGCGCCCATCTCGAAGACGAAGCGCTGGAAGGTCGTGACCGACGCCGTCGTGGCGTGACGTCCGCCTTTCTGCCTGAACGAAACCCTGGGGCCGTGGGATCTAGCGGTCCCCAAAGGTCGGGAGAAACCAAATGATCCAGATGCAGACCAATCTGGATGTCGCTGACAACTCCGGCGCTCGCCGAGTTCAGTGCATCAAGGTTCTGGGTGGTTCCCACCGTCGCTATGCCAGCGTCGGCGACATCATCGTGGTGTCGGTGAAGGAAGCCATCCCGCGCGGTCGCGTGAAGAAGGGCGATGTCCGCAAGGCCGTCGTCGTGCGCACCGCCAAGGAAGTCCGTCGTGAAGACGGCACCACCATCCGCTTCGACCGCAACGCCGCCGTCATCCTGAACAACCAGGGCGAACCGGTCGGCACCCGTATCTTCGGGCCGGTCGTGCGCGAGCTGCGTGCCAAGAACTTCATGAAAATCATCTCGCTGGCGCCGGAGGTGCTCTGATGGCTGCGAAGCTGAAGAAGGGTGACCGCGTCGTCGTGCTGGCCGGCAAGGACAAGGGCAAGCAGGGCGAGATCACTGCGGTGATGCCGAAGGACAACAAGGCCGTGGTCGAGGGCGTGAACGTCGCCATCCGCCACACCAAGCAGACGCCGACCGCCCAGGGCGGCCGTCTCGCCAAGGCGATGCCGATCGACCTGTCGAACCTCGCGCTGCTCGATGCCAACGGCAAGGCCACGCGCGTGGGCTTCCGCTTCGAGGGCGAGAAGAAGGTCCGCTACGCCAAGACCACGGGGGATGTCATCTGATGCTCGACCAGACCAACTACACCCCGCGCCTGAAGGCGGCCTATGCGAACAGCGTTCGCGCCGCCATGAAGGAAGAGTTCGGCTACAAGAACGACATGCAGATCCCGCGTCTGGACAAGATCGTCCTGAACATGGGCGTCGGCGAGGCGGTCAAGGACACCAAGAAGGTGAAGACCGCTGCGGAAGAGCTCTCGATGATCGCCGGCCAGAAGGCCGTCGTGACCCACGCCAAGAAGTCGATCGCCGGCTTCCGCGTGCGCGAGCAGATGCCGCTCGGCTGCAAGGTGACGCTCCGCGGCGACCGCATGTACGAATTCCTCGACCGTCTGATCACGATCGCGCTGCCCCGCGTCCGCGACTTCCGCGGCGTGAAAGGCAACTCGTTCGATGGCCGCGGCAACTACGCGATGGGCCTCAAGGAGCAGTTCGTGTTCCCCGAGATCAACTTCGACAAGGTCGACGAGGTTCTCGGCATGGACATCATCATCTGCACCACCGCGAAGACCGACGCGGAAGCGAAGGCGCTGTTGAAGCAGTTCAACATGCCGTTCATCAGCTGATCGCGGGAGAGAGAAGAGTATGGCGAAGAAATCCATGATCGAACGCGAGATCAAGCGCGCGAAGATGGTGCAGCAGTATGCTGCCAAGCGCGCCTCGCTGAAGGAGATCACCACCAACGCGGACCTGCCGATGGAGCAGCGCTTCAAGGCGCAGCTCAAGCTGGCCGAACTGCCGCGCAACTCGTCGGCCACGCGGATCCACAACCGCTGCCAGCTGACGGGCCGTCCGCATGCGTATTATCGCAAGCTGAAACTCTCGCGGATCATGCTGCGTGAACTGGCCTCGTTCGGCCAGATCCCCGGCATGGTGAAGTCGAGCTGGTAAGGAGATCGGGATATGTCTGTGAACGATCCGCTCGGCGATATGCTGACCCGCATCCGCAACGCGCAGCTGCGTGGCAAGTCCACGGTGAGCACGCCGGCGTCCCGGCTGCGCGCCTGGGTGCTCGACGTGCTTCAGGCCGAGGGCTACATCCGCGGCTACGAGAAGAAGGAAACCGAGAACGGCCAGGGCGAACTGGTCATCTCGCTGAAGTACTTCGAGGGCACCCCGGTGATCCGCGAACTCAAGCGCGTGTCGAAGCCCGGCCGCCGCGTCTACATGGCCACGAAGGACCTTCCGAGCGTCCGTAACGGCCTCGGCGTGTCGATCATCTCCACGCCGAAAGGCGTCATGTCCGATGCGAGCGCACGCTCCGCCAATGTTGGCGGCGAAGTGCTCTGCACCGTGTTCTGAGGAGGGTTCAATGTCTCGTATCGGCAAGAAACCCGTACCGCTGCCGAAAGGCGTGACGGCCTCGATCTCGGGCCAGTCGATCGAAGTGAAGGGCCCGAAAGGCACCCGCAGCTTCTCGGCGACCGACGACGTGACCCTCGCGCTGGACGAAGGTTCGGTGAAGGTGACCCCGCGCGGCACCTCGAAGCGTGCCCGTCAGCAATGGGGCATGGTGCGGTCGCAGGTGGAAAACCTCGTGACCGGCGTCACCAGCGGCTTCAAGAAGGAGCTGGAGATCTCGGGCGTGGGTTACCGCGCGCAGATGGCCGGCAACGTGCTGAAGCTCTCGCTCGGCTATTCGCACGACGTCAACTTCGAGGTTCCGGCGGGTGTCACCGTCACCACCCCGAAGCAGACCGAGATCACGGTCGAAGGCATTGACCAGCAGCTGGTCGGCCAGGTGGCGGCGAACATCCGCGAGTGGCGGCGTCCCGAGCCCTACAAGGGCAAGGGCATCCGCTACAAGGACGAGTTCATCTTCCGCAAGGAAGGCAAGAAGAAGTAAGGGGCGCGACAATGGCGAACACGAAAAGAGAGCTGTTCCTCAAGCGCCGCCTGCGCGTCCGGAACAAACTGAAAGCATCGGCGAA contains:
- the rplP gene encoding 50S ribosomal protein L16, with translation MLQPKRTKFRKQHKGRIHGEAKGGFLLNFGGFGLKATEPERVTARQIEAARRAITRHMKRQGRVWIRVFPDVPVTSKPTEVRMGKGKGSVDYWAAKVKPGRIMFEIDGVSETIAREALRLGAMKLPVMTRIVVREDW
- the rpmC gene encoding 50S ribosomal protein L29; the protein is MTTAQELRSKTPDQLRDQLVALKKEAFNLRFQQATGQLENTARMRAVRRDVARIKTVLNEMAASAAAN
- the rpsQ gene encoding 30S ribosomal protein S17; this translates as MPKRILQGTVTSDKNEQTVTVLVERRFKHPLLKKTVRLSKKYRAHDPENQFKVGDIVRIEECAPISKTKRWKVVTDAVVA
- the rplN gene encoding 50S ribosomal protein L14, with the protein product MIQMQTNLDVADNSGARRVQCIKVLGGSHRRYASVGDIIVVSVKEAIPRGRVKKGDVRKAVVVRTAKEVRREDGTTIRFDRNAAVILNNQGEPVGTRIFGPVVRELRAKNFMKIISLAPEVL
- the rplX gene encoding 50S ribosomal protein L24; translation: MAAKLKKGDRVVVLAGKDKGKQGEITAVMPKDNKAVVEGVNVAIRHTKQTPTAQGGRLAKAMPIDLSNLALLDANGKATRVGFRFEGEKKVRYAKTTGDVI
- the rplE gene encoding 50S ribosomal protein L5, whose protein sequence is MLDQTNYTPRLKAAYANSVRAAMKEEFGYKNDMQIPRLDKIVLNMGVGEAVKDTKKVKTAAEELSMIAGQKAVVTHAKKSIAGFRVREQMPLGCKVTLRGDRMYEFLDRLITIALPRVRDFRGVKGNSFDGRGNYAMGLKEQFVFPEINFDKVDEVLGMDIIICTTAKTDAEAKALLKQFNMPFIS
- the rpsN gene encoding 30S ribosomal protein S14 → MAKKSMIEREIKRAKMVQQYAAKRASLKEITTNADLPMEQRFKAQLKLAELPRNSSATRIHNRCQLTGRPHAYYRKLKLSRIMLRELASFGQIPGMVKSSW
- the rpsH gene encoding 30S ribosomal protein S8; the encoded protein is MSVNDPLGDMLTRIRNAQLRGKSTVSTPASRLRAWVLDVLQAEGYIRGYEKKETENGQGELVISLKYFEGTPVIRELKRVSKPGRRVYMATKDLPSVRNGLGVSIISTPKGVMSDASARSANVGGEVLCTVF
- the rplF gene encoding 50S ribosomal protein L6, coding for MSRIGKKPVPLPKGVTASISGQSIEVKGPKGTRSFSATDDVTLALDEGSVKVTPRGTSKRARQQWGMVRSQVENLVTGVTSGFKKELEISGVGYRAQMAGNVLKLSLGYSHDVNFEVPAGVTVTTPKQTEITVEGIDQQLVGQVAANIREWRRPEPYKGKGIRYKDEFIFRKEGKKK